A section of the Pseudomonas flavescens genome encodes:
- the mazG gene encoding nucleoside triphosphate pyrophosphohydrolase, which yields MYQLTDLLNLMARLRDPQHGCPWDLRQSYASIVPHTLEEAYEVADAIEREAFAELPGELGDLLFQVVYYSQLAREEGRFEFADVVDGITRKLVRRHPHVFPDGDLYGPVDQPRLSEAEVKQRWETIKAEERAERSAAPQQLSLLDDVPNVLPALSRAKKLQGRAARVGFDWPDALPVLDKVREELDEVLEAISENDPQAIAEEIGDLLFSATNLARHLKVDPEAALRAANEKFERRFRFIEQALREAGRPIENCTLDELDALWGEAKKNERQRGC from the coding sequence ATGTACCAACTTACCGACCTGCTCAACCTCATGGCCCGCCTGCGTGACCCGCAGCATGGTTGCCCCTGGGATCTGCGTCAGTCCTACGCCAGCATCGTGCCGCACACCCTCGAAGAAGCCTACGAAGTAGCGGATGCCATCGAGCGCGAGGCCTTTGCCGAACTGCCCGGCGAGCTCGGCGACCTGCTGTTTCAGGTGGTTTACTACAGCCAGCTGGCCAGGGAAGAGGGGCGTTTCGAGTTCGCCGACGTGGTCGATGGCATCACCCGCAAGCTGGTTCGTCGCCATCCCCATGTATTTCCCGATGGCGACCTGTACGGCCCCGTGGATCAGCCACGGCTGAGCGAGGCCGAGGTCAAGCAGCGTTGGGAGACCATCAAGGCCGAAGAGCGTGCCGAGCGCTCAGCGGCACCTCAGCAACTGTCATTGCTCGATGACGTGCCCAATGTGTTGCCAGCCCTGAGCCGCGCCAAGAAGCTGCAAGGCCGGGCCGCTCGGGTCGGTTTCGACTGGCCCGATGCACTGCCGGTGCTCGACAAGGTGCGCGAAGAGCTGGACGAGGTGCTCGAGGCGATCAGCGAAAACGATCCGCAAGCCATTGCCGAGGAAATCGGTGACCTGCTGTTCAGCGCCACCAATCTGGCGCGGCATCTCAAGGTCGATCCGGAAGCGGCGCTGCGGGCAGCCAATGAAAAATTCGAGCGGCGCTTCCGTTTTATCGAGCAGGCATTGCGCGAAGCAGGGCGCCCCATCGAGAATTGCACACTGGATGAGCTCGATGCCCTGTGGGGTGAGGCCAAGAAGAACGAGAGGCAGCGAGGCTGCTGA
- the relA gene encoding GTP diphosphokinase — MVQVRVHQPINDDGSINLEAWLEHVTSVDPALDRDALRDACEFARAAEQQANAAQNLWTEGSSSYSAGLEIAEILADLKLDQDSLVAAVIYRGVREGKIPLADVRQRFGPVVGKLIEGVLRMAAISASLNPRGESLVLGSQAQVDNLRKMLVAMVDDVRVALIKLAERTCAIRAVKDTDEERRQRVAREVFDIYAPLAHRLGIGHIKWELEDLSFRYLEPEQYKQIANLLHERRLDREHYINEVMEQLRDELEATGIKADISGRAKHIYSIWRKMQRKGLQFSQIYDVRAVRVLVPAVRDCYTALGIVHTLWRHIPKEFDDYIANPKENGYRSLHTAVLGPEGKVLEVQIRTSNMHEEAELGVCAHWRYKGTDVKSGSSHYEEKISWLRQVLEWHEELGDIGGLAEQLRVDIEPDRVYVFTPDGHAIDLPKGATPLDFAYRVHTEIGHNCRGAKINGRIVPLTYSLQTGEQVEIITSKQGTPSRDWLNSNLGYITTSRARAKIVHWFKLQDRDQNVAAGRTMLERELARVALPPVDFEKLAEKANLRTAEDMFASLGAGDLRLAQLVNLAQQLVEPERGHEQLELIPRKAQGFKPGKRGDIQIQGVGNLMTQMAGCCQPLPGDPIVGYITLGRGVSIHRQDCAAVLQLGGREPERIIQVSWGPVPVQTYPVDIIIRAYDRSGLLRDVTQMLLNEKLNVLAVNTRSNKEDNTASMSLTVEIPGLDALGRLLGRLSQLPNIIEARRHRAP; from the coding sequence ATGGTTCAGGTTAGAGTGCACCAGCCCATCAACGATGATGGCAGTATCAATCTCGAGGCCTGGTTGGAGCACGTTACGAGTGTCGACCCCGCACTCGACCGTGATGCTCTGCGTGACGCTTGTGAGTTTGCCCGAGCGGCCGAGCAGCAGGCCAACGCAGCACAGAATCTGTGGACCGAGGGCTCGTCCAGCTACAGTGCCGGGCTGGAAATCGCCGAGATCCTCGCCGACCTCAAGCTCGATCAGGATTCCCTGGTCGCTGCGGTGATTTATCGCGGCGTGCGCGAAGGCAAGATTCCCCTGGCTGACGTCCGTCAGCGCTTCGGCCCGGTAGTGGGCAAGCTGATCGAGGGGGTGCTGCGCATGGCCGCCATTAGCGCCAGCCTCAATCCGCGTGGCGAGTCCCTGGTGCTCGGTTCCCAGGCCCAGGTCGACAACCTGCGCAAGATGCTGGTGGCGATGGTCGATGACGTACGCGTCGCCTTGATCAAGCTGGCCGAGCGAACCTGTGCGATCCGCGCGGTGAAGGACACCGACGAGGAGCGTCGTCAGCGTGTCGCCCGTGAAGTCTTCGATATCTATGCGCCGCTTGCCCACCGTCTGGGCATTGGTCATATCAAGTGGGAGCTGGAGGACCTGTCCTTCCGCTACCTCGAGCCCGAGCAATACAAGCAGATCGCCAACCTGCTGCACGAGCGCCGGCTCGATCGCGAGCACTACATCAACGAAGTGATGGAACAACTGCGCGACGAACTGGAAGCCACCGGCATCAAGGCGGACATCAGCGGCCGGGCGAAACATATCTACTCGATCTGGCGCAAGATGCAGCGCAAAGGCCTGCAGTTCAGCCAGATCTATGATGTGCGTGCGGTACGCGTACTGGTGCCCGCGGTGCGCGATTGCTACACCGCGCTGGGTATCGTGCACACCCTGTGGCGGCATATTCCCAAGGAGTTCGACGACTACATCGCCAACCCCAAGGAGAACGGCTACCGCTCGCTGCACACCGCCGTGCTGGGGCCCGAGGGCAAGGTGCTGGAGGTGCAGATTCGCACCTCCAACATGCACGAAGAGGCCGAACTCGGCGTCTGCGCCCACTGGCGCTACAAGGGCACCGACGTCAAATCCGGTTCCAGCCATTACGAAGAGAAGATTTCCTGGCTGCGCCAGGTGCTGGAGTGGCACGAGGAGCTGGGCGACATCGGCGGTCTGGCCGAGCAGTTGCGTGTCGATATCGAGCCCGACCGAGTCTACGTATTCACCCCTGACGGCCATGCCATCGACCTGCCCAAAGGCGCCACGCCGCTGGACTTCGCCTACCGCGTGCATACCGAGATCGGTCACAACTGCCGTGGCGCCAAGATCAACGGTCGCATCGTGCCGCTGACCTACAGCCTGCAGACCGGCGAACAGGTCGAGATCATCACCAGCAAGCAGGGCACGCCGAGCCGTGACTGGCTGAACTCGAACCTCGGTTACATCACCACCTCGCGGGCGCGGGCGAAGATTGTCCACTGGTTCAAGTTGCAGGACCGCGACCAGAACGTCGCTGCCGGCAGAACCATGCTCGAGCGCGAGCTGGCGCGGGTAGCGCTGCCACCGGTGGACTTCGAGAAGCTCGCCGAGAAAGCCAATCTGCGTACCGCCGAGGATATGTTCGCGTCCCTGGGGGCCGGCGACTTGCGTCTGGCGCAACTGGTCAATCTCGCTCAGCAACTGGTAGAGCCGGAGCGTGGGCACGAGCAGCTCGAGCTGATTCCACGCAAGGCGCAGGGCTTCAAGCCTGGCAAGCGTGGCGACATCCAGATTCAGGGCGTCGGCAACCTGATGACGCAGATGGCCGGCTGTTGCCAGCCGCTGCCGGGGGACCCCATCGTCGGCTACATCACCCTGGGGCGCGGTGTCAGCATCCATCGTCAGGATTGCGCGGCGGTCCTGCAACTCGGTGGGCGCGAGCCGGAGCGGATCATTCAGGTCAGCTGGGGCCCGGTGCCGGTGCAGACCTACCCGGTGGACATCATCATTCGTGCCTACGACCGCTCCGGTCTGCTGCGTGACGTGACCCAGATGCTGCTCAACGAGAAACTCAACGTACTGGCGGTCAACACCCGCTCCAACAAGGAAGACAACACGGCGTCGATGTCGCTGACCGTTGAGATTCCGGGGCTGGATGCGCTGGGGCGTCTGCTCGGCCGCCTGTCGCAGTTGCCCAACATCATCGAAGCGCGGCGCCATCGGGCACCTTGA
- the rlmD gene encoding 23S rRNA (uracil(1939)-C(5))-methyltransferase RlmD, producing MAGKNGGLRFQPSGGTRTAQVPVGKKQRLKIERLANDGRGIAFIEGRTWFVSGALPGEEVEARVLGARSKVVDARTERVFQASSERRDEPCVHARVCGGCSVQHIAHGEQLALKQRMLAEQLERLGGLRPDIWAEPLSSPEFAYRRRARIAVRWDMRGKRLEVGFRAAASQDIVAIGDCPVLVEPLQPILRALPALLGGLQAPRAIGHVELFQGTASAVLVRHTDALSEVDQARLQAFCTVHRAQLWLQGEGEPQPVDAAQQLGYRLDTWNLQLAYRPGDFVQVNAAVNEAMVAQALHWLAPRSDERVLDLFCGLGNFALPLARQAREVIAVEGVQAMVERAADNARANGLGNAHFYQADLSKPLTDTDWAAGGFDAILLDPPRDGALQVVQRIAGLGAKRLVYVSCNPTTLARDSGELLQQGYRLKKAGILDMFPQTAHVEAMALFERS from the coding sequence ATGGCCGGCAAGAATGGCGGTCTGCGCTTTCAGCCAAGCGGCGGCACGCGAACGGCTCAGGTGCCCGTCGGCAAGAAACAGCGTCTGAAGATCGAGCGGCTGGCCAATGACGGCCGCGGTATCGCGTTCATCGAAGGTCGAACCTGGTTCGTCAGCGGCGCGTTGCCCGGTGAAGAGGTCGAGGCGCGGGTGCTCGGTGCCCGCAGCAAGGTCGTGGACGCGCGTACCGAACGGGTCTTCCAGGCCAGCTCAGAGCGCCGCGACGAGCCGTGCGTACACGCCCGCGTGTGTGGCGGCTGCAGCGTGCAGCACATTGCCCATGGCGAACAGCTTGCCCTGAAGCAGCGCATGCTCGCCGAGCAGCTCGAACGTCTTGGCGGCTTGCGACCCGATATCTGGGCCGAGCCGCTGAGCAGCCCCGAATTCGCCTACCGCCGCCGTGCACGTATCGCCGTCCGTTGGGACATGCGCGGCAAGCGCCTGGAAGTTGGCTTCCGCGCGGCGGCCAGCCAGGACATCGTCGCCATTGGCGACTGCCCGGTACTGGTCGAACCGCTGCAGCCGATCCTGCGTGCGTTGCCCGCGTTGCTCGGCGGATTGCAGGCACCTCGCGCCATCGGTCATGTCGAGCTGTTCCAGGGCACCGCCAGTGCCGTTCTGGTGCGCCACACCGACGCCTTGAGCGAGGTGGACCAGGCTCGACTGCAAGCCTTCTGCACGGTGCATCGCGCGCAGCTGTGGCTGCAGGGCGAGGGTGAGCCTCAGCCGGTGGATGCCGCGCAGCAACTGGGCTATCGGCTGGACACCTGGAACCTGCAGTTGGCTTACCGGCCGGGTGACTTCGTGCAGGTGAATGCCGCCGTCAACGAGGCGATGGTGGCCCAGGCCTTGCACTGGTTGGCGCCGCGTAGCGATGAACGGGTGCTGGATCTGTTCTGCGGGCTCGGCAACTTCGCCTTGCCGCTGGCCCGGCAAGCGCGCGAAGTGATCGCCGTGGAGGGCGTGCAGGCCATGGTCGAGCGTGCGGCAGACAATGCCCGCGCCAACGGCCTGGGCAATGCGCACTTTTATCAGGCCGACCTGTCCAAACCGCTGACCGATACTGACTGGGCTGCGGGCGGTTTCGACGCTATTTTGCTCGACCCGCCACGTGATGGTGCGCTGCAGGTGGTTCAGCGGATCGCGGGCCTCGGCGCCAAGCGGCTGGTTTACGTATCCTGCAACCCGACTACCCTGGCGCGGGACAGTGGCGAATTGTTGCAACAGGGTTATCGACTGAAAAAAGCCGGTATTCTGGACATGTTTCCGCAAACGGCACATGTTGAGGCGATGGCGCTGTTCGAGCGCTCATGA
- the cysM gene encoding cysteine synthase CysM encodes MTPQYPTIAECVGNTPLVRLQRLAGDTSNTLLVKLEGNNPAGSVKDRPALSMITRAELRGDIEPGDTLIEATSGNTGIALAMAAAIKGYKMILIMPDNSSAERKAAMTAYGAELILVSKEQGMEGARDLALSMQADGRGKVLDQFANGDNPVAHYTGTGPEIWRQTGGQITHFISSMGTTGTIMGVSRYLKEQNPHVQIVGLQPMEGSAIPGIRRWPEEYLPKIFESERVDQIVDMAQAEAEDVMRRMAREEGIFCGVSSGGAVAAMLRLSRQLENAVLVAIICDRGDRYLSTGVYDATEN; translated from the coding sequence ATGACCCCGCAATACCCCACGATCGCCGAATGCGTCGGCAATACGCCTCTGGTTCGCCTGCAACGACTGGCCGGCGATACCAGCAACACCCTGCTGGTGAAGCTCGAAGGCAATAACCCGGCCGGCTCGGTGAAAGATCGCCCGGCATTGTCGATGATCACCCGTGCCGAACTGCGCGGTGACATCGAACCCGGCGACACGCTGATCGAGGCGACTTCGGGTAACACCGGCATCGCACTGGCCATGGCCGCAGCGATCAAGGGCTACAAGATGATCCTGATCATGCCGGACAACTCCAGTGCCGAGCGCAAGGCGGCGATGACCGCCTACGGCGCCGAGCTGATCCTGGTGAGCAAGGAGCAGGGTATGGAGGGTGCCCGCGATCTGGCCCTCTCCATGCAGGCCGACGGCCGCGGCAAGGTGCTCGATCAGTTCGCCAACGGCGACAATCCGGTTGCCCATTACACCGGTACCGGCCCGGAAATCTGGCGCCAGACGGGCGGGCAGATCACTCACTTCATCAGCTCCATGGGAACCACCGGCACCATCATGGGCGTGTCGCGTTACCTCAAGGAGCAAAATCCGCACGTGCAGATCGTCGGTCTGCAGCCTATGGAGGGCTCGGCGATTCCGGGCATCCGTCGCTGGCCGGAAGAGTACCTGCCGAAAATCTTCGAATCCGAGCGTGTCGACCAGATCGTCGACATGGCGCAGGCCGAGGCCGAAGACGTGATGCGTCGCATGGCACGCGAGGAGGGTATCTTCTGCGGCGTGTCCTCCGGCGGTGCGGTCGCGGCCATGCTGCGCCTGTCCAGGCAACTGGAGAATGCGGTACTGGTCGCCATCATCTGTGATCGCGGTGACCGCTATCTGTCCACTGGCGTGTACGACGCCACGGAGAACTGA
- a CDS encoding ABC transporter ATP-binding protein, which yields MTTSKLFATRPEAEVTLQAEGLSLGYPHAAIIERLSLRIPSGQVTAIVGPNGCGKSTLLAGLSRLHKPSAGAVLLNGRAIGSLPSKQVARQLALLPQDATAPDGLTVSELIRFGRQPHQSLLRQWSADDQAIVEEALRVADLQTLAERPLESMSGGQRQRAWIAMAVAQQTPLLLLDEPTSALDLGHQIEVFELIRSLASVGKTVVMVVHDLSSACRYADHLVAMKAGRIVAEGSPVDIVTPALVEELYDVRCTLMRDPLSGTPVIAGVTRGARTAEG from the coding sequence ATGACTACGTCCAAGCTGTTCGCCACTCGGCCCGAGGCCGAGGTTACCCTGCAGGCCGAGGGCCTGAGCCTGGGTTACCCCCATGCAGCGATCATCGAGCGCTTGTCCCTGCGCATTCCGTCAGGACAGGTGACCGCCATCGTCGGCCCCAATGGTTGTGGCAAATCGACCTTGCTGGCCGGCCTGTCGCGTTTGCACAAACCCAGTGCCGGCGCGGTGCTGCTCAACGGCCGGGCCATCGGCAGCCTGCCGTCCAAACAGGTGGCGAGGCAACTGGCACTGCTGCCCCAGGACGCCACGGCACCCGACGGCCTGACCGTTTCCGAGCTGATCCGCTTCGGTCGCCAGCCGCACCAGAGCCTGCTGCGTCAGTGGTCGGCGGACGACCAGGCCATCGTCGAAGAGGCGCTGCGCGTGGCCGACCTGCAAACACTGGCCGAGCGTCCGCTGGAGTCGATGTCCGGTGGCCAGCGCCAGCGCGCCTGGATCGCCATGGCGGTAGCGCAGCAGACGCCGTTGCTGTTGCTCGACGAACCCACCTCGGCGCTTGATTTAGGCCACCAGATCGAAGTGTTCGAGCTGATCCGCAGCTTGGCGTCGGTGGGCAAGACCGTGGTGATGGTGGTACACGACCTGTCCAGCGCCTGCCGCTATGCCGATCATCTGGTGGCGATGAAGGCGGGGCGTATCGTCGCCGAGGGTTCGCCGGTCGACATCGTCACACCGGCACTGGTCGAGGAGCTCTACGACGTACGCTGCACGCTGATGCGCGATCCGCTCAGTGGCACCCCGGTGATCGCGGGTGTCACGAGGGGCGCCCGCACGGCCGAGGGTTGA
- a CDS encoding FecCD family ABC transporter permease, with the protein MSGPLSSMPKAPSGYWLLAFGSLRVLLNRRGVFAALGLSAAIVLITGISLASGAAGLSPWTALAAAFGQGEPMHVFLVQELRLQRLVAGLLTGAAFGIGGCLLQTLARNRLATPGVIGIDDGATAFAVASIVAVPTTLAPSALALTGATTAAVLAFGLSAGAGARGYRFIVVGIAVGAVFGALTNLMLARADIDAANVAYPWTVGSLNARPALAIWLLGIGLTLCLPLVKYLAQRLELMRFSDSVAVGLGVRLRAMRLLTLITTVLLTALAVAVAGPVGLVALAAPEMARYLSGHRGVPVLCSALAGALLMTCADWVGRTWLAPIEIPVGVITAVVGGPYLLWILLRQPSRRLT; encoded by the coding sequence ATGAGTGGCCCTCTGTCGTCCATGCCCAAGGCACCGAGCGGATACTGGTTGCTGGCGTTTGGCTCGCTGCGCGTGCTGTTGAACAGGCGTGGCGTGTTCGCCGCACTGGGGCTCTCGGCGGCAATCGTGCTCATCACCGGCATCAGTCTGGCCTCCGGCGCCGCTGGCCTGTCCCCATGGACGGCCCTGGCGGCTGCGTTTGGTCAGGGTGAGCCCATGCACGTGTTTCTGGTTCAGGAGCTGCGCTTGCAACGCCTGGTCGCCGGTCTGCTCACCGGCGCGGCGTTCGGGATTGGTGGCTGCTTGCTGCAGACCCTGGCGCGCAACCGCCTGGCTACCCCGGGAGTGATCGGCATCGACGACGGCGCCACGGCCTTCGCCGTGGCGTCCATCGTTGCCGTACCCACCACCCTGGCACCTTCCGCGCTGGCGCTTACCGGCGCTACCACTGCGGCGGTGCTGGCTTTCGGTCTGAGTGCCGGTGCGGGTGCCCGGGGCTATCGCTTCATCGTGGTCGGCATCGCCGTGGGTGCCGTGTTCGGCGCGCTGACCAATTTGATGCTGGCACGCGCCGATATCGATGCCGCCAACGTGGCCTACCCCTGGACGGTCGGCAGCCTCAACGCGCGCCCCGCGCTGGCCATCTGGCTACTGGGTATCGGCCTGACCCTGTGCCTGCCACTGGTCAAGTACCTGGCTCAGCGCCTGGAACTGATGCGTTTTTCCGACAGCGTGGCGGTGGGGCTTGGCGTGCGTCTCAGGGCCATGCGCCTGCTGACCCTGATCACTACGGTACTGCTCACCGCGCTGGCCGTTGCGGTGGCCGGGCCGGTGGGGCTGGTGGCCCTCGCCGCGCCGGAGATGGCCCGCTACCTGAGTGGCCATCGCGGCGTGCCTGTGCTGTGTTCGGCATTGGCGGGTGCGCTGTTGATGACCTGTGCGGACTGGGTCGGGCGTACCTGGCTGGCACCCATCGAAATTCCCGTCGGGGTGATCACCGCCGTGGTTGGCGGGCCCTATTTGCTGTGGATCCTGTTGCGCCAGCCGTCGCGCAGACTGACATGA
- a CDS encoding FecCD family ABC transporter permease has product MTVDVKGGRPPLAKALAGVAASLALLCVASLLIGAGEVGITRSLWALFGAADDEARFVLFELRLPRTLLGVLVGVALGAAGVVLQSATRNPLAEPGLLGVSAGASFAVVVAISLGASAATLNLGVAIAGAMAGCLLVLLVTQVRGVGDDPVRLVLAGAAFSGILTAISTLILLHDQRSADEIRFWIIGALAGRPQDVLTWSTPGLVLGLLLLVPLIRPLAALALGEKMATGLGHHPGLTRLGALLGVAVLVGTATAAAGPMAFVGLVVPFVARRLLGPDIRRTIGASLLLGPIIVLFADILSRLLVSPYELPIGVVTALIGAPVLIAVVRSHRLPTL; this is encoded by the coding sequence ATGACCGTGGATGTGAAGGGCGGTCGTCCGCCACTGGCCAAAGCGCTGGCGGGGGTGGCCGCGTCGTTGGCGCTATTGTGCGTTGCCAGCCTGCTGATCGGCGCGGGGGAGGTCGGTATCACCCGGAGCCTGTGGGCGCTGTTTGGCGCTGCGGATGACGAAGCGCGCTTCGTGCTCTTCGAGTTGCGCCTGCCCCGCACGCTGCTGGGTGTGCTGGTCGGCGTCGCGCTGGGGGCCGCTGGTGTGGTGCTGCAGTCGGCGACCCGCAATCCGCTGGCCGAGCCCGGTCTGCTGGGCGTGAGTGCCGGGGCGTCCTTCGCGGTGGTGGTGGCGATCAGTCTGGGCGCCAGTGCGGCCACCCTGAATCTCGGCGTGGCCATCGCGGGCGCCATGGCGGGTTGCCTGCTGGTATTGCTGGTCACCCAGGTGCGTGGTGTCGGTGACGATCCGGTGCGCCTGGTGCTGGCCGGTGCAGCCTTCTCGGGCATTCTCACCGCCATCAGCACCTTGATTCTGCTGCACGACCAGCGCAGCGCCGACGAGATTCGTTTCTGGATCATCGGTGCCCTGGCCGGTCGCCCTCAGGATGTATTGACCTGGAGTACGCCTGGCCTGGTGCTGGGCTTGCTGCTGCTCGTGCCGTTGATCCGCCCGCTGGCTGCCCTGGCCCTTGGCGAGAAGATGGCCACCGGTCTCGGCCACCATCCTGGCCTGACCCGGCTTGGCGCCTTGCTGGGCGTGGCCGTGCTGGTCGGTACCGCCACGGCGGCGGCCGGCCCGATGGCCTTCGTTGGCCTGGTCGTGCCGTTCGTGGCGCGTCGCCTGCTGGGGCCGGACATTCGCCGCACCATCGGTGCGTCGCTGTTGCTCGGGCCGATCATCGTGTTGTTCGCCGATATCCTGTCGCGCCTGCTGGTCAGCCCCTACGAGCTGCCGATTGGCGTGGTGACCGCCCTGATCGGCGCGCCGGTGCTGATCGCCGTGGTACGTAGCCACAGGTTGCCGACCTTATGA
- a CDS encoding ABC transporter substrate-binding protein, whose amino-acid sequence MIASLSRCSRLLAFSGLVALLPLGSAVAESRTLDTAFGALELQGTPQRVVTLGENALDVALAVGVKPLGSVATRGGSDVSAYLKSKAGDIRIVGTARETNLESVFALQPDLILASPELTRDQYQKLSLIAPTAVPKGNSFQDWRNNVEFYGKALGKVDEAKAAIAAVDTRIRSIKSRVEPGQVASVVRWSPQGPGVMSQHLFVGQLLSQLGFKGTAMAAELTSKPHSDALSLENLSRIDGDWLFLATLNADGDKALEQARQQPAFARLKAVSSGHVQSVDGQIWSSGSGPLAANVILDDVEKAVASQ is encoded by the coding sequence ATGATTGCTAGCTTATCCCGATGCTCACGCCTGCTGGCGTTTTCCGGCCTGGTCGCGCTGTTGCCACTGGGCAGTGCCGTGGCCGAATCACGCACCCTCGATACGGCCTTCGGTGCGCTCGAGTTGCAGGGCACGCCGCAGCGTGTGGTCACCCTGGGCGAGAATGCACTGGATGTCGCCCTGGCCGTTGGCGTCAAGCCCCTGGGCAGCGTTGCCACGCGCGGTGGCAGCGATGTGTCGGCGTACTTGAAGAGCAAGGCGGGTGATATCCGCATCGTCGGCACCGCCCGGGAAACCAATCTGGAGTCGGTGTTCGCCCTGCAGCCGGATCTGATTCTGGCTTCGCCGGAGCTCACCCGGGATCAGTACCAGAAGCTCAGCCTGATCGCGCCGACCGCGGTGCCCAAGGGCAACTCGTTCCAAGACTGGCGCAATAATGTCGAGTTCTATGGCAAGGCTCTTGGCAAGGTCGATGAAGCCAAGGCCGCCATCGCCGCGGTCGACACGCGCATCCGGAGCATCAAGAGCAGGGTCGAGCCGGGGCAGGTCGCTTCGGTGGTGCGCTGGAGCCCGCAGGGGCCGGGCGTGATGTCCCAGCACCTGTTCGTGGGCCAGCTGCTGAGCCAGCTTGGTTTCAAGGGCACGGCAATGGCGGCGGAACTGACCAGCAAGCCCCATAGCGATGCCCTGAGCCTAGAGAACCTGTCGCGCATCGACGGTGACTGGCTGTTCCTTGCCACCCTCAACGCCGATGGCGACAAGGCCCTGGAGCAGGCCCGCCAGCAGCCGGCATTCGCGCGCCTGAAGGCGGTCAGCAGCGGCCATGTGCAGAGCGTCGACGGGCAGATCTGGAGCAGTGGCAGCGGGCCGCTGGCTGCCAACGTGATTCTCGATGACGTGGAGAAGGCCGTCGCCTCGCAATGA
- a CDS encoding alpha/beta hydrolase produces the protein MNAWLGIFVLLLTITGVAVARPDLSQPLGPTLADHGSAHYRFTQQDLASVDGQRHYRIWIATPRQAAPASGYPVLYLLDGNAALGALQEQQLVDLDRRGPPVLVFVGYATDLRFDATARAYDYTLPLPGGEPVIDDIARQRHGGGADLFLDLLEQRIKPLVQARVSIDPQRQSLWGHSYGGLLTLHALFTRPDSFQRYIAADPSLWWQSGFILQEARAFITRGQAFDLTLLTGGAERKRPPVDKDEAPHVRARREATAAVPANAAEQLVERLAAIPQARVRYRRYPELSHGPMLPASLGPALRLSAGDDTAVARVVPQ, from the coding sequence ATGAACGCATGGCTGGGCATCTTCGTCCTGTTACTGACAATCACTGGTGTCGCCGTGGCCAGGCCGGATCTTTCCCAACCGCTGGGGCCGACCCTGGCCGATCACGGTTCTGCCCATTACCGTTTCACCCAGCAGGATCTGGCTTCCGTTGACGGCCAACGCCATTACCGCATCTGGATCGCTACCCCCAGACAGGCCGCGCCTGCCTCTGGCTATCCGGTGCTTTACCTGCTCGATGGCAACGCCGCGCTCGGTGCATTGCAGGAGCAGCAGTTAGTTGACCTGGACCGGCGTGGACCGCCCGTGCTGGTGTTCGTCGGTTATGCCACTGACCTGCGTTTCGATGCGACTGCCCGGGCGTACGACTACACACTACCGCTGCCCGGCGGCGAACCGGTGATCGACGATATAGCCCGTCAGCGCCACGGCGGGGGGGCGGATCTGTTCCTCGATCTGCTCGAGCAGCGCATCAAGCCGCTGGTCCAGGCTCGGGTCAGCATCGACCCGCAGCGACAAAGTCTGTGGGGACACTCCTATGGCGGTCTGCTGACCCTGCACGCGCTGTTCACCCGTCCTGACAGCTTCCAGCGCTACATCGCTGCCGATCCTTCGCTGTGGTGGCAGAGCGGTTTCATTCTTCAGGAGGCCCGGGCGTTCATCACCAGAGGGCAGGCGTTCGACCTGACGCTGCTGACCGGGGGCGCAGAGCGCAAGCGCCCGCCTGTCGACAAGGACGAGGCCCCGCACGTGCGCGCGCGCCGCGAGGCCACCGCAGCAGTACCGGCCAACGCCGCCGAGCAACTGGTCGAGCGCCTGGCGGCCATCCCGCAAGCCCGCGTTCGCTATCGGCGCTATCCGGAACTGAGTCACGGCCCGATGCTGCCGGCCTCGCTCGGCCCGGCTCTGCGCCTGAGCGCCGGAGACGATACCGCCGTTGCCCGAGTGGTGCCGCAATGA